Proteins encoded in a region of the Sebastes fasciatus isolate fSebFas1 chromosome 9, fSebFas1.pri, whole genome shotgun sequence genome:
- the slc29a3 gene encoding equilibrative nucleoside transporter 3 isoform X2: MPLAMRYSPQDSYCLVYIIFFLMGIGSLLPWNFFITAKLYWYYKLSSNNNSSNEEQSSNLSVYFESYLSIASSVPSVLCLILNYVLVNRVSSNVRILSSLFVILFVFVGTTVLVKVDTTDYTTAFFFGTLASVAVISGASNLFTGSVFGISGHFPMRISQALISGQAMGGTLSAIASIVDLSVAEDVTDSALVYFLTADVFILLCIITYLLLPKLAYSRYYMEAAACTSSGGMSEGEAAAGTGSRGSVPPLQAILRKIWVLGLSVFFVFTISIMMFPAVSSGIQSVDKDSGSPWTTTYFVPLTSFLLYNVADFCGRQATAWLQVPGPTSRVLPVLVLCRSVMVPLLMFCNYQPRFHLKTVLFNHDVYPVVFNCLLGLTNGYLGTLPMIYGPKVVPRELAEATGVVMSFFLTLGLAVGSAFSVLLVHSI, encoded by the exons ATGCCTCTGGCCATGCGCTACAGTCCACAGGACTCTTACTGTTTGGTGTATATCATCTTCTTTCTGATGGGCATCGGCTCCCTGCTGCCCTGGAACTTCTTCATAACAGCCAAACTCTACTGGTACTACAAACTGAGTagtaacaacaacagcagcaatgaGGAGCAAAGTTCAAACCTCAGC GTCTACTTCGAAAGCTATCTGTCCATTGCCTCCTCGGTGCCTTCTGTGCTGTGTCTGATACTCAACTATGTCCTAGTTAACAG GGTGTCTTCAAACGTGCGGATCCTGTCGTCTCTTTTCGTGatcctctttgtgtttgtgggGACCACGGTGCTGGTGAAGGTGGACACGACAGACTACACGACGGCGTTCTTTTTTGGCACGCTGGCCAGTGTGGCTGTCATCAGCGGAGCCTCGAACCTCTTCACTGGCAGCGTGTTTGGCATCAGTGGGCATTTCCCCATGAGGATTTCTCAGGCTCTTATATCAG GTCAGGCCATGGGAGGCACGTTGAGTGCAATAGCATCAATAGTGGACCTGTCAGTGGCGGAGGACGTGACAGACAGCGCTCTGGTCTATTTCCTGACAGCCGACGTCTTCATCCTGCTCTGCATCATCACATATCTGCTGCTGCCCAAGCTGGCATATTCAAG GTACTACATGGAGGCAGCAGCGTGCACCAGCTCAGGAGGGATGAGCGAGGgggaagcagcagcaggcacAGGGAGCAGAGGATCCGTTCCACCGCTACAGGCTATCCTTAGGAAGATATGGGTGCTCGGCCTGAGCGTCTTCTTCGTCTTCACTATCTCTATCATGATGTTCCCTGCGGTGTCCTCGGGAATCCAGTCCGTCGACAAAGACAGCGGCAGCCCCTGGACAACCACGTACTTCGTGCCCCTCACCAGTTTCCTCTTGTACAACGTTGCAGACTTCTGCGGCAGGCAGGCCACAGCCTGGCTGCAGGTCCCCGGTCCCACCAGCCGAGTCCTGCCGGTACTGGTGCTGTGTCGCTCTGTCATGGTGCCACTTCTCATGTTCTGTAACTACCAGCCAAGGTTCCACCTCAAAACTGTGCTTTTCAACCATGACGTGTACCCTGTGGTCTTTAACTGCCTGCTAGGCCTCACCAATGGCTACCTAGGCACTCTGCCAATGATCTATGGCCCTAAGGTCGTACCTCGAGAGCTGGCAGAGGCCACGGGAGTGGTCATGTCCTTCTTCCTCACTCTGGGATTGGCTGTGGGATCTGCGTTCTCTGTGCTTCTTGTGCACTCCATCTGA
- the slc29a3 gene encoding equilibrative nucleoside transporter 3 isoform X1, producing the protein MDGTEPIHSSLNSAYVPTALGNHHESEDEESEDQGPTESLLPKHSSMPLAMRYSPQDSYCLVYIIFFLMGIGSLLPWNFFITAKLYWYYKLSSNNNSSNEEQSSNLSVYFESYLSIASSVPSVLCLILNYVLVNRVSSNVRILSSLFVILFVFVGTTVLVKVDTTDYTTAFFFGTLASVAVISGASNLFTGSVFGISGHFPMRISQALISGQAMGGTLSAIASIVDLSVAEDVTDSALVYFLTADVFILLCIITYLLLPKLAYSRYYMEAAACTSSGGMSEGEAAAGTGSRGSVPPLQAILRKIWVLGLSVFFVFTISIMMFPAVSSGIQSVDKDSGSPWTTTYFVPLTSFLLYNVADFCGRQATAWLQVPGPTSRVLPVLVLCRSVMVPLLMFCNYQPRFHLKTVLFNHDVYPVVFNCLLGLTNGYLGTLPMIYGPKVVPRELAEATGVVMSFFLTLGLAVGSAFSVLLVHSI; encoded by the exons ATGGACGGCACTGAGCCTATTCATTCCAGTCTCAATTCCGCCTATGTTCCGACTGCTCTTGGCAACCACCATGAATCTGAGGACGAGGAGAGCGAGGACCAGGGTCCCACTGAGTCACTCCTGCCCAAACATTCCTCCATGCCTCTGGCCATGCGCTACAGTCCACAGGACTCTTACTGTTTGGTGTATATCATCTTCTTTCTGATGGGCATCGGCTCCCTGCTGCCCTGGAACTTCTTCATAACAGCCAAACTCTACTGGTACTACAAACTGAGTagtaacaacaacagcagcaatgaGGAGCAAAGTTCAAACCTCAGC GTCTACTTCGAAAGCTATCTGTCCATTGCCTCCTCGGTGCCTTCTGTGCTGTGTCTGATACTCAACTATGTCCTAGTTAACAG GGTGTCTTCAAACGTGCGGATCCTGTCGTCTCTTTTCGTGatcctctttgtgtttgtgggGACCACGGTGCTGGTGAAGGTGGACACGACAGACTACACGACGGCGTTCTTTTTTGGCACGCTGGCCAGTGTGGCTGTCATCAGCGGAGCCTCGAACCTCTTCACTGGCAGCGTGTTTGGCATCAGTGGGCATTTCCCCATGAGGATTTCTCAGGCTCTTATATCAG GTCAGGCCATGGGAGGCACGTTGAGTGCAATAGCATCAATAGTGGACCTGTCAGTGGCGGAGGACGTGACAGACAGCGCTCTGGTCTATTTCCTGACAGCCGACGTCTTCATCCTGCTCTGCATCATCACATATCTGCTGCTGCCCAAGCTGGCATATTCAAG GTACTACATGGAGGCAGCAGCGTGCACCAGCTCAGGAGGGATGAGCGAGGgggaagcagcagcaggcacAGGGAGCAGAGGATCCGTTCCACCGCTACAGGCTATCCTTAGGAAGATATGGGTGCTCGGCCTGAGCGTCTTCTTCGTCTTCACTATCTCTATCATGATGTTCCCTGCGGTGTCCTCGGGAATCCAGTCCGTCGACAAAGACAGCGGCAGCCCCTGGACAACCACGTACTTCGTGCCCCTCACCAGTTTCCTCTTGTACAACGTTGCAGACTTCTGCGGCAGGCAGGCCACAGCCTGGCTGCAGGTCCCCGGTCCCACCAGCCGAGTCCTGCCGGTACTGGTGCTGTGTCGCTCTGTCATGGTGCCACTTCTCATGTTCTGTAACTACCAGCCAAGGTTCCACCTCAAAACTGTGCTTTTCAACCATGACGTGTACCCTGTGGTCTTTAACTGCCTGCTAGGCCTCACCAATGGCTACCTAGGCACTCTGCCAATGATCTATGGCCCTAAGGTCGTACCTCGAGAGCTGGCAGAGGCCACGGGAGTGGTCATGTCCTTCTTCCTCACTCTGGGATTGGCTGTGGGATCTGCGTTCTCTGTGCTTCTTGTGCACTCCATCTGA